The genomic stretch CTGCTACAACTTCCCATCTATCTCCAAAACCTGTTGGAGCCATCACTGTAGAGAAACTATGTCCAAATTTAGCTATATAAGATTTATTTGGATCTCCTTTACCTGGGAAATATGTAAGAGCCCAAAGTATTAACATGATTCCTAATATTACAGTTCCTGCTTTTTTAATATATGCATGAATTCTTATTCCTGTAGAATGCATAATTACTTTCAAACTTGGAACTCTATATGGCGGAAGTTCTATTAATAAGGCTTTTTCCTCAACTTTAAATTCTTTAAATCTCTTTAAGAATATACCAACCATAATTGATACAAAAATACCTAAAAGATATAAAGTTACAACTACAAGTCCACCTTTTGCTCCGAAAAATGCTGCAGTAAATAATCCATATACTGGAAGTCTGGCACCACATGACATGAATGGTGTCATAGCAGCTGTCATCTTTCTTGATGTTTCATCCTCAAGAGTTCTACTAGCATATATTGCTGGTACAGAACATCCAAATCCAACAACCATAGGAACAAATGATTTACCATTAAGTCCAACTTTTCTCATTATTTTATCCATTAAGAAAGCAACTCTTGACATATATCCACTTTCTTCAAGTATTGCTAAGAAGAAATATAAGAATAACATTACAGGTATAAATGTAAGTACTCCTCCAACTCCTCCAACTATACCATCAGTAACTAGTGAATGTAACCAGTCTGGAGTTCCTTCAACTAATAATCCTACATATTTTGCAACGAAATCATTAAAAAATCCATCTACCCAATCTATAAATGGTGCACTACCATTAAATACTACTGCCATGACTCCTGCCATTATAACAATGAATAATGGGATACCAAGTATTCTATTAAGTAAAATTTTATCTACCTTATCAGTAAAGTCAAGTCTTGATTTTACTGATGTTGTAAATGTTCTGGCAAGTACTCCATTTACTGCTCCATATCTTTGCTCTGCAAGTATTGTTTCAGAATCATTATCATACTTATCTTCAAGTTTTAATATTTCATCTTCAAATATTCCTGCTGCATCTATTCCATATTTAGATTTTAATTTTTCTAATATATGTTTATCTCTTTCAATAAGCTTTATTGCAATAAACTCACTTGAATAATCAGCTATTGCTTTTTCAAATTGCTTATCCTCTTTAATTTTTGCCTCTATACTTCTCACTACTGCACTTGTAGTTTGATCAAATGGTAGAGAGAATTTCTTTTCTTTTTTCTTTCCAGCTAGTTCAACTGCTTTATCCATGAGCTCATTTATTCCAGTTCCTTTTAAAGCTGATACAGATACAGCATCCATTTCCATCATCTGTTGAAATTCTGGAAGTTTTAATTTATATTTTAATTTGTCAAATTCATCACAGAAGTTAAGAGCCATTACAGTCGGCTTTTCCAATTCTTTTACAAGATAGCTTAGATATAAATTTCTTTCTAAGTTTGTTGAGTCAACTACGTTGATAACAACATCTGGTTTTTCTTCTAATATAAAGTCCCTTGTTATTTTTTCTTCCAAACTATAAGGGCTTAAGCTATATACACCTGGCAAGTCAACTAATTGAATCTCCTGTCCCTTATAAACAAAATAAGCCTCTTTCTTTTCAACTGTTACTCCTGGCCAGTTTCCTACTGTCAATTTGGATCCTGCTATGGCATTGATCAATGCTGATTTACCAACATTCGGATTTCCTGTAAAAGCTAATTTAATCATACTATTCTCCCCTCTATTTAATCTATTTATTCTTCTACTCTTTCTACTTCAATATTTTTAGCATCTTCTTTTCTTATTGCAATTCCTGTAGCTTTTACAACATACTCTTGAGGGTCTCCTAAAGGCGCATTTCTCTCAAGTTTGATTGTTTCACCAGCTGTTATTCCCATATCAACCAGTCTTTTTTTCAATTCTCCTATTCTTCCAATCTTGATAATTCTCGCTTTTTCTCCACGTCTCAAGTCACACAATTTCATCCACAAAACCTCCATAGTATTCAATAATTAAATATTTTGATGTTCAAAGTTTATTTACAAATAACAACAGCCTTTTCAGGCTGTCAAGAATCTATTTTTCCTGTAGCATAATTTTATTTGCTATTGCAAAACTAAGAGCATATTTTATAGTATCATTAATTTTTACTATAAAGCAATCTCCCTTGCCATCCATTACTCTTACTTTATTTCCAATACAAAGCCCTTTTTCTAAACAGCAACATTTAGAACGACCTCTTCCTTTTATCTCTTTTATATAGAAATCTTTATTTGGTTGTGCAAAACACAAAGGTACCATACGATCCTCTCCTTTACACCTATATTCTATGCTTAGTGTAATTATAAACAAAAAAGAAACGTTTGTCAATAGAAAATCTTTGATTATAAAAATATTATTTTTAACAAAAATATTATTATCTCTTAATATATGTTGCAATTCTTAATTTTTTATGTGTAAAAAAGGTAGAGATATGTCAAAATCTCTACCTTTTATACATTTTTATTTCATTTAAAATATAGTTTTATTATCAAACTACTGATAAATCACAATAGAATTTGTTGCTAAACTTTTTTGTACATCAATAACTCTCTGGTTATTACTTCCCTTCCATTTAAGGTTGAGATTTTTCTCTTCTAGCATAAACTTTCCATCTATTAAAACATCACACAGTGATATAAGTTCAGATCTTTTCTTATCACTCATTATCTGTTCCCATGTAAATCCTGACCATATCCACACATCTTTATCTGGAAAATTTGCTCTGAATTTTTTTAAAAAATTTATCAGTGTCTCAGTATTTTTATAGTAAGTTGGATCTCCTCCCAATAGAGATAAACCTCTTGCTATACTACCGTACTTCTTAAAATAATCAAATATTTCATTTTCCTCTTTTTCAGTAAATGGATTTCCATAGTCAGGATCCCAGGTATCTTTATTAAAGCATCCTTTACATTTGTGAGTACATCCACTTACAAAAAGACTCACTCTTATCCCTTTACCATTTATCATATCTGAATATTTAATACCAGAATAATTCATCTTTCCGCTCCTAACATCACTAACAATTATGTTTAACTCTGCTCATTATTTCTTTTTGTTTTCCTTTATTAAAAGGTCTTGCGTTAGGCTGACTTAGGTATCCGCACACACGTCTTATAACACTCATTTTATCATTGTCATGGTTGCCACATTGAGGACATTCAAAACCTCTTTCAGTTGCTAAAAACTCTCCCTTAAATCCGCACACATGACATTTATCAACAGGCTGGTTGATTCCCATATAGTGAATTCCTACCTCTTGTGCATATTTTAAAATACTGTGGATTGCTTCCACGTTATTTTTTAATGAATCTGTTTCAATATACGAAATATGCCCTCCAGCAGAATATTTATGTCCTAATGCTTCCATTCTTAATTTTTCAAATGGATTAATTTGAATATGAGAAGATACATGGAATGAGTTGTCATAATATCCTTTATCTGTAATTCCAGGAATATCTCCAAATTCTTCTCTATCTATTCTTGCAAATCTATCACATAAACTTTCTGATGGTGTTCCATATAATGCAAATCCAAGATTTGTCTCTTTCTTAAACTCCTGAACCTTATCTGCTATATGTTTTAATATAGCGTAAGTTTTATCATAGATCTCTTCATCTTGTGAGAAATCTTTTCCATATAGAAGTTGTGATACTTCACTTAGACCTATATATCCTATAGATACAGTTGCATATCCTCCCCAAATAAGGTCTTGTATTGTCTCTTTTGGATCTTTAACTGCAAGTGCTCCAGACATCCATAAAATTGGTGCCATTTCAGCTTGAGTCTTCTCAAGATAGTGTGCTCTGAACAGTGAATTTTCTTTACATAGATCCATTATTCTATCAAGTTCTTTGTAGAAACCAGCTTCATCGCCTTTGTTTTTAATTGCTATTCTCGGTAAATTTATTGAAGTAGCTCCAATATTAAATCTTCCTGAATAAATCTCTTTTCCATCTTTATTTTTCCAAGGAGATAAGAAAGCTCTGCATCCCATTGGGTATACAACAGTTTCATTCTTCCATTGCTCTTCAGTAATAAACATAATATCTGGATAGATAGATTTTGTCATACACTCAAAAGCCATCTGTGAAATATCCCAGTTTGGATCTCCTTCATTTAAATTTAATCCATCACACATTGCATAAACTATCTTAGGGAAAATAGCTGTTTCTTTTTTAGCTCCAAAACCTTCCATTCTAGTTCTAAATACATACTCCTGAACCATTCTTCCTTCCCAAGTAGTTTCAGTTCCAATTCCTATTGTTGTAAAAGGAGTTTGACCATTTACAGTAGATAGAGAGTTTATTTCATACTCTAAACCTTGCATAGCCTGTTTTATTGATTCTCTAGTTAAATCACAGCTATACTCATATGCTAATGGATATTTTTCTTTAAGTTCAAAATTTAAATACTCAATATTTCCACCATCTATTACTCTATCAACCTCTTCCTGAGGCACTCTTTCTACATATTTAAGCCCTTTTCTGAAATGTTTTTTAAAACTTTTTTTAATATATGGAACTAATGCTCTGTCTAAATAAGGGATTGAGCATCCACCATAAGTATTAGATGATACTGAAGCAATAATCTGAACTATATGCCCTACAGCTACATCAACAGAATTTGGTTCTAGCATCTTGGCATTCCCAATATTACATCCACCCTTTAACATTCTTTCAATATCAACTAATTCACAATTTGTT from Fusobacterium sp. DD2 encodes the following:
- a CDS encoding FeoA domain-containing protein, with translation MVPLCFAQPNKDFYIKEIKGRGRSKCCCLEKGLCIGNKVRVMDGKGDCFIVKINDTIKYALSFAIANKIMLQEK
- the nrdG gene encoding anaerobic ribonucleoside-triphosphate reductase activating protein, producing the protein MNYSGIKYSDMINGKGIRVSLFVSGCTHKCKGCFNKDTWDPDYGNPFTEKEENEIFDYFKKYGSIARGLSLLGGDPTYYKNTETLINFLKKFRANFPDKDVWIWSGFTWEQIMSDKKRSELISLCDVLIDGKFMLEEKNLNLKWKGSNNQRVIDVQKSLATNSIVIYQ
- the nrdD gene encoding anaerobic ribonucleoside-triphosphate reductase, with protein sequence MKEVIKRDGSIVDFDKNRIVRAITMAFKQSSEPDNKGLADKIATQIENLENKRMSVEEIQDLVVKKLMASSEKDIAISYQSYRTIKTEIRNKQKGIYKNIAELVDASNDDMLSENANKDAKTISVQRDLLAGISSKDYYLNKILPKHLKKAHERGEIHIHDLDYLLFKETNCELVDIERMLKGGCNIGNAKMLEPNSVDVAVGHIVQIIASVSSNTYGGCSIPYLDRALVPYIKKSFKKHFRKGLKYVERVPQEEVDRVIDGGNIEYLNFELKEKYPLAYEYSCDLTRESIKQAMQGLEYEINSLSTVNGQTPFTTIGIGTETTWEGRMVQEYVFRTRMEGFGAKKETAIFPKIVYAMCDGLNLNEGDPNWDISQMAFECMTKSIYPDIMFITEEQWKNETVVYPMGCRAFLSPWKNKDGKEIYSGRFNIGATSINLPRIAIKNKGDEAGFYKELDRIMDLCKENSLFRAHYLEKTQAEMAPILWMSGALAVKDPKETIQDLIWGGYATVSIGYIGLSEVSQLLYGKDFSQDEEIYDKTYAILKHIADKVQEFKKETNLGFALYGTPSESLCDRFARIDREEFGDIPGITDKGYYDNSFHVSSHIQINPFEKLRMEALGHKYSAGGHISYIETDSLKNNVEAIHSILKYAQEVGIHYMGINQPVDKCHVCGFKGEFLATERGFECPQCGNHDNDKMSVIRRVCGYLSQPNARPFNKGKQKEIMSRVKHNC
- the feoB gene encoding ferrous iron transport protein B, whose translation is MIKLAFTGNPNVGKSALINAIAGSKLTVGNWPGVTVEKKEAYFVYKGQEIQLVDLPGVYSLSPYSLEEKITRDFILEEKPDVVINVVDSTNLERNLYLSYLVKELEKPTVMALNFCDEFDKLKYKLKLPEFQQMMEMDAVSVSALKGTGINELMDKAVELAGKKKEKKFSLPFDQTTSAVVRSIEAKIKEDKQFEKAIADYSSEFIAIKLIERDKHILEKLKSKYGIDAAGIFEDEILKLEDKYDNDSETILAEQRYGAVNGVLARTFTTSVKSRLDFTDKVDKILLNRILGIPLFIVIMAGVMAVVFNGSAPFIDWVDGFFNDFVAKYVGLLVEGTPDWLHSLVTDGIVGGVGGVLTFIPVMLFLYFFLAILEESGYMSRVAFLMDKIMRKVGLNGKSFVPMVVGFGCSVPAIYASRTLEDETSRKMTAAMTPFMSCGARLPVYGLFTAAFFGAKGGLVVVTLYLLGIFVSIMVGIFLKRFKEFKVEEKALLIELPPYRVPSLKVIMHSTGIRIHAYIKKAGTVILGIMLILWALTYFPGKGDPNKSYIAKFGHSFSTVMAPTGFGDRWEVVAAIPPSIAAKEVVVGFLAQVLPTGGNAEEESAEPETYDFTGDLKEQIKGLGSAIKDSAVAMVSMDVKGLFSTPDEEEIEEEGTGIVQATANLWPNDPLSSLRAYSFMAFILLVIPCVATLAAIKQEFGWKFLGKVVILMTFVPYIVSVIIFQVGKLFM
- a CDS encoding FeoA domain-containing protein, with amino-acid sequence MKLCDLRRGEKARIIKIGRIGELKKRLVDMGITAGETIKLERNAPLGDPQEYVVKATGIAIRKEDAKNIEVERVEE